The segment TATAGACATCCTTCCTTCTTCCTTTGTGTCATCTTGTTGATTAGTTACTTGGTAGGAGCTTATCCTCCCTGCTCATTGGCTAAAGATGCTAGCTTTTGATTTTTTGTGAgcctgtgtgtgtgtgtgtgtgtaaggTTTCTAGTGTTCCTTGTGGCATCTTGTTGATTACTTGTTGAACTTATCCTATCTTCCTAATTGTTAAAGATGTTAGCTTTTTAAAATTTCACTCACTTTTTTTGTGTGTGCTTTTGTGGCATTTTTGTTGATTACTTGGTGAGCTTATCCTTTTTCTTTATTGTTTTGTTGTGTGGTGTGTTAGTGTCTTTGAACGCTTATCTTCCTCGTCATGGTGGCTACTTCCGCTACGTCGTCGTTTTTTCATGTTCCATCTTCCTCCTCGCTTGATACTAATGGGAAGGGGAACAGAGTTGGGTCTACTAATTTTGCTGGACTTAACTCAACGCCAAGCTCTGGGAGGATGAAGGTTAAGCCAAACGCTCAGGCTCCACCCAAGATCAACGGGAAGAAAGCTAACTTGCCTGGTTCTGTAGAGATCTCAAAGGCTGACAACGAGACTTCGCAGCCCGCACACGCACCCAGGACGTTTATCAACCAGCTGCCTGACTGGAGCATGCTTCTTGCTGCCATAACAACGATTTTCTTAGCGGCTGAGAAACAGTGGATGATGCTTGACTGGAAACCGAGGCGCTCTGACATGATTATGGATCCTTTTGGTTTAGGGAGAATCGTTCAGGAAGATGTTTAAGAAGAACTTGATATGGGTCGTTGCTCGTATGCAGGTTGTCGTTGATAAATATCCTACTTGGTAAGCCATTGTTAGTCTTAGCACTTGACTTAAAATCATTTTGCATATTACAGTGTGCGTAGATCATTTGCTTATTCAAATATCTGACTCACAGGGGAGATGTTGTGGAAGTGGATACTTGGGTTAGTCAGTCAGGAAAGAATGGTATGCGTCGTGATTGGCTAGTTCGGGATTGCAATACTGGAGAAATTGTAACGCGAGCATCAAGGTCagagtttttatattttggttcaCTCCAGCTATTATCATTTTGCTCTCTGTTTGTATTGTTTGCTCTGCCATTAGTTTGATAATAGAGACTTTATATATGTATGGCAATTTTCTTCCTTTTGCAGTTTGTGGGTGATGATGAATAAACTCACAAGGAGATTGTCAAAGATTCCTGAAGAGGTTCGAGGGGAAATAGAGCCTTATTTTGTGAATTCTGATCCTGTCATTGCCGAAGACAGCAGAAAGTTAACAAAACTGGATGACAAGACTGCCGACTATGTTCGTTCTGGTCTCACTGTAAGTACCTTACCTTTCGACAAGCCTGTCAAAACTCTTGAGATTCTAATGGTTTGGTAATGAACTTTTTTTTGGCAGCCGAGGTGGAGTGACTTGGATGTTAACCAGCATGTTAACAATGTAAAGTACATCGGGTGGATACTGGAGAGTGCTCCAGCAGGGATGCTGGAGAGTCAGAAGCTGAAAAGCATGACTCTGGAGTATCGCAGGGAGTGCGGGAGAGACAGTGTGCTTCAGTCTCTCACCGCAGTTTCGGGATGTGATGTTGGTAACCTCGGGACAGCCGGGGAAGTGGAGTGTCAGCATTTGCTCCGACTCCAGGATGGAGCTGAAGTggtgagaggaagaacagagtGGAGCTCCAAGACAGGAGCAACAACTTGGGACACTACTACATCGTAAACATTGGTCCTTTGGTTCCTTTGTAAAACTGTACCTGCTGCTACCTTCTTGCAACCACCACCTttgtatatttcttcttttttgttttttattttgcttcaatggagatatattattatttatttaatctttctattttttttgttttcttatgggAAATGGGTGTATTATGTGATATATTATTGTAACCCCATGTGCCAGGGCCAGACAAGGCAATAACTTTCTTATCCTAAAATTTATTCTACTTTCTTTGTAGCTGTTGCCAGGTACTTTGAAAGGAATGTGATGCTTTGTTAGTATCTGTCAATTATTTGAACGGCTATTAAAGAGACACGAACAACGGTTTTGTAGTTTGTCCAGCAAGAATGTCATTAGAAAAGCCATAAAGCAATTAATCATGAAAGCAAAGTCTAAACTCCTGATTTGACTAAAAATCTAAGATATAATAAAGCCATAAAGGTAGAGACGACAACAAGAGTGTTTGAGTCGGAAAGAGACGAGGTAGAGATAAAATTTAACACGCGATATAATATTTAGCTAAGTAAATCAAGTTAAGTGATGCATTTGTAGTAAAATAGTGTAGAACCCTCTTACCGTCTTACGTGCATTAAAACAAACTAACTTTACTTCAAATTTGTTTACTAGCTGGTAAGAGTAAGTGGTTGTGTATGACTTTCGGGTGGATGTATCCTCTTCATTATTAGAGTAACATAATCTTAACGTATATGACCATCCAACTCGATATAATATGTTTAGAGATGCCTTCTCCCTACAACTATTGCTCAATTATCCTCcaacttaatattatatattgcaGTTCCACTCTATATTTGACGTTGAGAGTTAGGTTATGAGGAAACATCACCATGTTTTTTATGGAGGACCTCCAATGCAGTCTCATCATAGTCTATCTATCAATGACATGCTTCTTATCATCTACTGATACCACCAGTAATAATACAATTACAAAAGTTATTAGCTAACTTGTAAAAAAATTAACTCAAATCGTTCTATTGGTATCGTTTTTTACTAGGATacttattatgtatataatttcgtaaatattataatgataGTAGTTATCAGCTAAGATAATTATTACGATATATCTCCAAATGACAAAATGATGATTATACACACACAAGAAGAATTTATTAAAAGAATGATGCTAGGAACCCCATTAAAACCAAacataacaaattatattttgtaatggAAGAAGAACTTTTACTACCCTTAACCAaactatcatcatcatcactctcGATATCTTTAGGATGGTCAAAATTGGCGGGAACTATAGTATCTGGAGCAACTTCATCATCATCGCCGGATTGAGAGGATTGGCCTGGTCCAGGGGCCGTTTCATCATCTTTGTCTGGTGATGGTAGGCCTTGACCATGTGTTACATTTATCATGAAATGCTGTCCAAATTTACATTGTTCACCGTCATAGTTTCCTGAGAAGAAATAATTGGGACCTTCTTTAACAAGAGGAACACTAACTGAGACCGGAACTGGAGATGTTGCTGAAGGGTTTGCAGCCGACCACTCTGTTGTACTATTGTCTTCACCGTTGTTGTAGTCACATTCTTTGTAAGTTTTGAAATCATATGTTTGCACCACCGAATGGTTGCTATCTGTGTTGAAAACTACATTGAACAACAACACATAGACgtttatgatttaaaacttcAATATGAGTAATCTGGATTAATCAAGcataaaccaaaaccaaaagaatcgATTCAAACTATacattttactaaaatattgtTTATGTCTAAAAGACAGAAACTAATATTTCTGACCATCAGATCATTTCTTTAAATATTCGTCACACTGGAACAAAA is part of the Brassica rapa cultivar Chiifu-401-42 chromosome A09, CAAS_Brap_v3.01, whole genome shotgun sequence genome and harbors:
- the LOC103843394 gene encoding early nodulin-like protein 1; this encodes MPYNMRSSSSCVSVVSLMLLSLSADAYKNYTVGGSTGWFSIQEKPSANYQKWADSKSFSLGDFLIFNTDSNHSVVQTYDFKTYKECDYNNGEDNSTTEWSAANPSATSPVPVSVSVPLVKEGPNYFFSGNYDGEQCKFGQHFMINVTHGQGLPSPDKDDETAPGPGQSSQSGDDDEVAPDTIVPANFDHPKDIESDDDDSLVKGSKSSSSITKYNLLCLVLMGFLASFF
- the LOC103843393 gene encoding LOW QUALITY PROTEIN: palmitoyl-acyl carrier protein thioesterase, chloroplastic (The sequence of the model RefSeq protein was modified relative to this genomic sequence to represent the inferred CDS: inserted 2 bases in 1 codon), with product MVATSATSSFFHVPSSSSLDTNGKGNRVGSTNFAGLNSTPSSGRMKVKPNAQAPPKINGKKANLPGSVEISKADNETSQPAHAPRTFINQLPDWSMLLAAITTIFLAAEKQWMMLDWKPRRSDMIMDPFGLGRIVQEXMFKKNLIWVVARMQVVVDKYPTWGDVVEVDTWVSQSGKNGMRRDWLVRDCNTGEIVTRASSLWVMMNKLTRRLSKIPEEVRGEIEPYFVNSDPVIAEDSRKLTKLDDKTADYVRSGLTPRWSDLDVNQHVNNVKYIGWILESAPAGMLESQKLKSMTLEYRRECGRDSVLQSLTAVSGCDVGNLGTAGEVECQHLLRLQDGAEVVRGRTEWSSKTGATTWDTTTS